Proteins found in one Oncorhynchus mykiss isolate Arlee chromosome 17, USDA_OmykA_1.1, whole genome shotgun sequence genomic segment:
- the LOC110493201 gene encoding uncharacterized protein LOC110493201, with product MAGSRCDYRVSSGPNSLSPRSDGHSFTHLVGVHISDPTTIHTPSIAVSLTPSPRSTLPPSTTVSPTEVSTVTCTFTPDTTVTTNTRSTVCCTLTTDTPASPTERGQSSTESEVESNSQESILVGQLWQAALGVASGVGVFLVGLTAVCFCRRTKKTNSQRPTARQDDHRQYDLVSMGAVSSGVMVDSGDAGIDSQITSVLSTFMPSGLSLRSRDHLQVHSYCTCLNFGPNLINLIKTHI from the exons ATGGCAGGCTCTCG GTGTGACTATAGAGTGAGCTCAGgaccaaactctctctctccacgcagTGATGGGCACAGCTTTACAC ATCTGGTGGGAGTTCACATCAGTGATCCAACAACTATACATACACCTTCTATAGCAG TGAGTTTGACTCCAAGTCCTAGATCTACTTTGCCTCCCAGCACGACAGTGAGTCCTACAGAAG TTTCAACTGTTACTTGTACTTTTACCCCAGACACCACAGTGACAACAAATACCA GGTCGACTGTTTGCTGTACTTTGACCACTGACACCCCAGCGAGTCCAACTGAAA GAGGTCAAAGCTCCACAGAAAGTGAAGTGGAATCAAACAGTCAAGAAAGCATTCTGG TGGGGCAATTATGGCAGGCAGCATTGGGTGTGGCTTCTGGAGTGGGCGTGTTCCTGGTAGGATTGACAGCTGTCTGTTTCTGCAGGAGGACCA AGAAAACCAATTCTCAGAG AcctacagccagacaggatgatcacagaCAAT ATGATTTGGTGTCTATGGGAGCGGTGAGCAGCGGAGTCATG gtGGATTCAGGAGATGCTGGAATCGATTCTCAGATCACTTCTGTACTGTCCACGTTCATGCCCTCAGGTTTGTCCCTCAGATCTCGGGACCATCTGCAAGTGCACAGCTACTGTACATGCTTAAACTTTGGGCCTAACCTTATCAACCTTATCAAAACGCATATATAA